The Hyperthermus butylicus DSM 5456 genome includes a region encoding these proteins:
- a CDS encoding (Fe-S)-binding protein, whose protein sequence is MLKYDSFACAQCGFYEAVCTVYDAVKWPSASPRGKFYLIKQYLLGNYDFDQRALDMLYLCTTCKKCELVCQTAIPIVNHWLEMHIPMTAKGYELTSLKQIRENVLTKGSFWGVDPKERWSWLPGKYNEKRKGKVAIWSSCWESIIARNMSQNMIKILEKSWH, encoded by the coding sequence ATGCTTAAGTACGACTCCTTTGCGTGCGCTCAGTGCGGCTTCTATGAAGCAGTATGTACCGTTTACGATGCTGTAAAATGGCCATCAGCATCACCAAGAGGGAAATTCTACCTAATCAAACAATACCTCCTTGGAAACTATGACTTCGATCAGAGAGCATTAGACATGCTCTACTTGTGTACAACATGTAAGAAGTGTGAGCTTGTATGCCAGACTGCCATACCTATAGTTAACCACTGGCTTGAGATGCATATACCGATGACAGCAAAAGGATATGAACTTACATCACTGAAACAAATAAGAGAAAACGTGCTAACAAAGGGCAGCTTCTGGGGTGTGGATCCGAAGGAAAGGTGGAGCTGGCTTCCAGGGAAGTACAATGAGAAGAGAAAGGGTAAAGTGGCCATCTGGTCCAGCTGTTGGGAATCAATAATCGCCAGAAACATGTCCCAGAATATGATAAAGATACTAGAAAAAAGCTGGCATTGA
- a CDS encoding PPC domain-containing DNA-binding protein, whose translation MQSVELKGLRLYMVKLEEGDRLPQALAGLASSLGADVVYVVGIGGLRKARIAVFDSVRTIYRYVDVQPLEGHVLEVIALSGNVVCGDGECKPHIHVAVARRPDEVYAGHLVEAVVSPFLELFALAGITDKAKVMELFGARWRLRTSYEPLAEN comes from the coding sequence GTGCAGAGTGTAGAGCTTAAGGGTCTACGCCTCTACATGGTGAAGCTTGAGGAGGGTGACCGACTCCCCCAGGCTCTGGCCGGGCTTGCATCGAGTCTGGGGGCGGATGTGGTATACGTTGTTGGTATTGGCGGGCTCCGAAAGGCTCGCATAGCAGTATTCGACTCAGTGCGCACGATCTACCGTTACGTTGATGTACAGCCGTTGGAGGGTCATGTGCTCGAGGTGATAGCTTTAAGCGGCAATGTTGTATGTGGGGATGGTGAGTGCAAGCCCCACATACATGTAGCAGTTGCCAGGAGGCCAGACGAAGTATATGCAGGTCATCTGGTTGAAGCTGTAGTCTCCCCGTTCCTCGAACTCTTCGCACTGGCTGGTATTACAGACAAGGCTAAAGTAATGGAACTGTTTGGGGCTAGATGGCGGCTAAGAACGAGCTATGAACCCCTTGCTGAAAACTAG
- a CDS encoding nitroreductase family protein, with amino-acid sequence MYIMLAAHAYGLGTVWIQAIGYQNAIKEILGIPEDKEPVSVLAVGWPAEQPPQKPRKPLSEILYVNKYGEREA; translated from the coding sequence ATGTATATCATGCTTGCCGCCCACGCCTACGGGCTCGGCACTGTGTGGATACAAGCGATAGGTTATCAGAACGCAATCAAAGAGATCCTCGGAATACCAGAAGACAAGGAGCCGGTATCAGTGCTTGCGGTAGGCTGGCCAGCCGAGCAGCCTCCACAAAAGCCCCGTAAACCCCTAAGCGAGATCCTCTACGTAAACAAGTACGGAGAACGCGAGGCCTAG
- a CDS encoding DUF5616 domain-containing protein, which yields MKGEKLVVDGFNQLTTVYAAYAGYPVYLCSDHLLRDALLAGPRYVVENISTIARLLAKALEILKPGETLVVLDSQPSWSGRTAQQLRALIPRATVILSRNADKTVIEYAGKGYIVASSDVAILERVDRIFDLARYIVENLLEGPASINNIPHLIEGQHSRWCREAGP from the coding sequence GTGAAGGGCGAGAAGCTGGTAGTAGACGGGTTTAACCAACTGACAACAGTCTACGCAGCCTATGCCGGGTATCCAGTCTACCTCTGTAGCGACCACCTGCTCCGCGATGCACTACTTGCAGGCCCCAGATACGTCGTCGAAAACATCTCCACCATAGCCCGCCTACTCGCCAAAGCACTTGAGATACTAAAGCCGGGCGAAACACTCGTCGTACTTGACAGCCAGCCAAGCTGGAGCGGTAGGACGGCACAACAGCTACGCGCACTAATACCCAGAGCAACAGTGATACTCTCACGTAACGCGGACAAGACGGTTATCGAGTACGCTGGCAAGGGCTACATAGTAGCGTCAAGCGATGTAGCGATACTAGAACGCGTGGATAGAATATTCGACCTAGCAAGATACATCGTTGAAAACCTACTGGAGGGGCCAGCGAGCATAAACAATATACCCCACCTCATAGAAGGACAGCACTCCAGGTGGTGTAGAGAGGCGGGCCCGTAG
- the alaS gene encoding alanine--tRNA ligase, producing MKLDPKVYQLEFFREKGFTRKQCRVCGEYFWTLNPDQEHCNDAPCVEYYFWELPRVRGLSVRDARRKFIEFFKRHGHEYVEPRPVVARWREDLYLTIASIVAFQPHVTSGIVPPPANPLVIVQPCIRLEDIDFVGLTIGRHLTSFEMGGHHAFNYPDKTVYWKEETVRFAFEFFTKELGIPEDMVTFKESWWEGGGNAGPSFEVTVGGLELATLVFMQYRVVDGKYEPMDIRVVDTGYGIERIAWFSQDVPTAFHAIYGELLDEFRKLLGVAEPPRELLWGAARAAGRLDPEDPESVERYYQVVAERAGLSIREARELLGREAALYTLLDHTKTIALMLGDGIVPSNTGEGYLARLVIRRALRTLRRLGADIELAVLVERQARYWGADYYPRLLSHLDYILRVVRLEEERYSKTLERGLREVTKLLKRKKKLSIDDLITLYDSHGVPPDMVAEAASKLGVNVDVPHNFYALVAKKHGASGAVAREVEEKPKLPRDIEEWARGFPATRRLFHENPYAREFTANLLGVRGSHVILDATLFYPTGGGQLHDTGVLRLCGEEYRVLRVEKVGDVVVHVLDREPSCSSGEAWGRIDWDRRYRLMRHHTAVHVLLGAARRVLGDHVWQAGAEKTPEKARLDITHYELPSREEIRKIEELANSAILARIHVDIEEIDRNTAEKLYGFRIYQGGVPMTPRLRIVRIGDWDVEACFGTHVANTAEIGAIKIVNVEKLQDGVVRFEIVAGSEVARYAASLEDKLDTIASIVGGGRGEAVKRVEKLAEELKEAKRQVSRLRSFLADMLVKSVKATAKSIDGVKVYVMTEELPDENIYREVMLKLSREEPDSITIAVIRRGEDLLMEIGAGSKAAKRVDLRAVAKQLASKGLRGGGKPSHITLYGRGLAEKASKVASEVVEVIASLVSRAGTA from the coding sequence TTGAAGCTCGATCCTAAGGTGTACCAGCTAGAATTCTTCCGCGAAAAGGGCTTCACGCGGAAGCAGTGCCGTGTCTGTGGCGAGTACTTCTGGACACTCAACCCCGACCAAGAACACTGCAATGACGCGCCCTGTGTCGAGTATTATTTCTGGGAGCTGCCAAGGGTTCGAGGCTTATCGGTGCGTGATGCTCGTAGGAAGTTTATAGAGTTCTTCAAGAGACATGGCCACGAGTATGTTGAACCTAGGCCGGTGGTTGCTAGGTGGCGCGAAGACCTCTACCTAACCATTGCTAGCATTGTAGCATTTCAGCCTCATGTGACTAGTGGTATTGTGCCGCCACCTGCTAATCCCCTTGTCATAGTTCAGCCCTGCATTAGGCTCGAGGACATAGACTTTGTTGGGTTAACTATTGGCAGACACCTTACAAGCTTCGAAATGGGTGGTCACCACGCCTTCAACTATCCCGACAAGACTGTCTACTGGAAGGAGGAGACTGTACGGTTCGCCTTCGAGTTCTTCACAAAGGAGCTGGGCATCCCAGAGGATATGGTAACGTTTAAGGAGTCGTGGTGGGAGGGTGGCGGCAATGCTGGCCCAAGCTTTGAGGTTACCGTTGGCGGTCTGGAGCTAGCAACACTGGTGTTCATGCAGTACAGGGTTGTGGATGGAAAGTATGAACCCATGGATATACGCGTGGTCGATACGGGCTACGGTATCGAGAGGATTGCCTGGTTCTCCCAGGACGTGCCAACAGCCTTCCACGCAATATATGGCGAGTTACTTGACGAGTTTAGGAAGCTTCTCGGAGTAGCGGAGCCGCCACGAGAGCTTCTATGGGGTGCTGCCAGGGCTGCTGGTAGGCTCGATCCCGAGGATCCGGAGAGTGTTGAGAGGTACTATCAAGTCGTAGCTGAGCGTGCCGGTCTAAGCATTAGGGAGGCCAGGGAGCTACTGGGAAGGGAGGCTGCACTATATACGCTCCTAGATCATACCAAGACCATAGCGTTAATGCTTGGCGATGGCATAGTACCTAGTAATACTGGCGAGGGCTACCTTGCAAGGCTCGTTATACGGAGGGCCCTCCGCACCCTACGCAGACTAGGAGCCGACATAGAACTCGCCGTACTTGTCGAGAGACAGGCGAGATACTGGGGTGCGGACTACTATCCTAGACTACTCAGCCACTTAGACTACATACTCCGCGTTGTACGGCTCGAGGAGGAGAGGTACTCGAAGACCCTTGAGAGGGGCCTGAGGGAGGTTACCAAGCTGCTAAAGCGCAAGAAGAAGCTAAGCATTGATGACCTGATAACACTTTACGATTCCCATGGCGTGCCGCCAGACATGGTTGCTGAGGCTGCATCAAAGCTTGGTGTTAACGTTGATGTGCCCCATAATTTCTACGCGCTAGTAGCCAAGAAGCATGGTGCTAGCGGTGCGGTTGCTAGGGAGGTTGAGGAGAAGCCCAAACTACCCAGGGACATCGAGGAGTGGGCTAGAGGATTCCCGGCTACGAGGAGGCTATTCCACGAGAATCCCTATGCTAGGGAGTTTACGGCGAACCTGTTAGGCGTTAGGGGTAGCCATGTCATCCTGGACGCGACATTGTTCTATCCGACAGGCGGCGGTCAGCTCCACGATACTGGCGTGCTAAGGCTGTGCGGCGAGGAGTATCGCGTCCTGCGGGTTGAGAAGGTCGGCGATGTTGTAGTCCATGTCCTAGACCGCGAGCCAAGCTGTAGCAGCGGAGAGGCATGGGGCCGCATAGACTGGGATAGAAGATACAGGCTAATGAGACACCATACAGCTGTCCACGTACTACTCGGCGCGGCGAGGAGGGTACTGGGAGACCACGTATGGCAGGCTGGTGCAGAGAAGACACCTGAAAAGGCTAGGTTGGATATCACGCACTATGAGTTGCCAAGCCGTGAGGAGATTAGGAAGATTGAAGAATTAGCAAACAGCGCTATCCTGGCCCGTATACATGTCGATATCGAGGAGATCGACCGCAATACCGCCGAGAAACTTTATGGATTCCGGATATACCAGGGAGGCGTTCCAATGACGCCAAGACTGAGAATAGTGAGGATAGGTGACTGGGATGTAGAGGCTTGCTTTGGCACACACGTAGCTAATACTGCTGAGATAGGTGCCATAAAGATTGTCAACGTGGAGAAGCTCCAGGATGGCGTAGTTAGGTTTGAAATCGTTGCCGGCAGCGAGGTTGCAAGATACGCTGCAAGCCTTGAGGATAAGCTCGACACTATAGCCTCAATTGTGGGTGGCGGCCGCGGAGAAGCCGTGAAGAGGGTTGAGAAGCTAGCTGAAGAGTTGAAAGAGGCCAAGAGGCAGGTATCTAGACTGCGTAGCTTCCTTGCAGACATGCTTGTTAAATCTGTGAAAGCCACAGCTAAGAGCATTGATGGCGTTAAGGTATACGTTATGACTGAAGAGCTGCCCGACGAGAACATCTATAGGGAGGTCATGCTGAAACTTAGCAGAGAAGAGCCAGACTCTATAACCATAGCTGTTATCCGCCGCGGAGAAGACCTCCTAATGGAGATAGGTGCTGGTAGCAAAGCTGCAAAACGTGTTGACCTACGAGCTGTCGCCAAGCAGTTGGCGAGCAAAGGTCTCCGGGGCGGTGGTAAACCGAGCCACATAACGCTCTACGGACGCGGGCTCGCAGAGAAAGCCAGCAAGGTTGCTAGCGAGGTTGTAGAGGTGATAGCATCGCTGGTGAGCAGAGCCGGTACAGCATAG
- a CDS encoding (Fe-S)-binding protein, with the protein MNATVTVHDSCHTGRWAGLYDAPRKILSMIPGLKLSEMRHNRENSLCCRAVAMLSNPKIGLSIAVKRVREAVEANADINVTNCSGCLSALTFASHYSKADVKVRDITDLLMEALGMQPEKTKERIISYMEKAAKMLEGSRVTQGKQRL; encoded by the coding sequence ATTAACGCAACCGTCACAGTCCACGATTCATGCCACACTGGAAGGTGGGCAGGACTCTACGATGCCCCCAGAAAGATACTTAGCATGATACCAGGACTGAAGCTCTCCGAAATGAGACATAACAGAGAGAATTCGCTTTGCTGTAGAGCTGTTGCAATGCTATCAAATCCAAAGATTGGGCTCTCAATTGCCGTAAAGAGAGTGCGCGAGGCTGTAGAGGCAAATGCAGACATAAATGTCACCAACTGCTCCGGCTGCCTCTCCGCATTAACCTTTGCTTCACACTACTCAAAGGCTGACGTCAAAGTCAGGGACATCACCGACCTACTAATGGAGGCGCTAGGAATGCAACCCGAGAAAACCAAGGAAAGGATAATCAGTTACATGGAAAAGGCCGCAAAAATGCTCGAAGGTTCGAGGGTTACGCAAGGCAAACAACGCCTCTAA
- a CDS encoding 50S ribosomal protein L10 has protein sequence MPPSAVVVARRERKIPEWKIREVEELTELIKSHKVIIIVDLTKTPTAQLQRIRRKVEKKFGEKVVMRVAKNTLFKLALKRAGIDPTPLEEYLTGTNMFIFTNLNPFEVALALDKIYTTKPAKPGDIAPTEIVLPAGDTGFKPGPIMSVFGKLKVPIRVQGGTIWIAKDTVVAKPGDTISPELASILQKLGIEPIIVKLKLKAAYDAGVVIPGDQLVLDLEAYRKDVAQAHLAALAVGVEIAYPVPEVLEIAIPLAVRRAFAVAAEAGYVTPDNAGYVLTLAISRALAIVAALGDTAKELGIEVQVQAPAAPAAEEKKEEEKKEEEEKKEGASEEQLAAGLESLFGGF, from the coding sequence ATGCCTCCCTCGGCCGTGGTGGTGGCTAGGCGCGAACGCAAGATACCTGAGTGGAAGATACGCGAGGTCGAGGAGCTAACAGAGCTCATAAAGTCCCACAAGGTAATAATCATCGTTGATCTAACTAAGACTCCTACTGCTCAACTACAGCGTATCCGTAGGAAGGTTGAGAAGAAGTTTGGCGAGAAGGTAGTAATGAGGGTTGCCAAGAACACGCTCTTCAAGCTTGCACTCAAGCGTGCCGGTATTGATCCCACGCCACTTGAGGAGTACCTTACAGGCACCAACATGTTCATATTCACAAACCTTAACCCATTCGAAGTTGCACTAGCACTAGACAAGATATATACCACCAAGCCCGCGAAGCCTGGCGACATAGCACCCACGGAGATCGTGCTGCCTGCCGGTGATACCGGCTTCAAGCCAGGCCCGATAATGAGCGTGTTTGGTAAGCTCAAGGTGCCAATAAGGGTGCAAGGAGGCACCATATGGATCGCCAAGGATACAGTTGTCGCAAAGCCAGGTGACACTATATCCCCCGAGTTGGCCTCAATACTCCAGAAGCTAGGCATCGAGCCGATTATAGTTAAGCTCAAGCTTAAAGCAGCCTATGATGCCGGCGTAGTGATTCCTGGAGACCAGCTAGTACTAGACCTTGAAGCGTATCGTAAGGATGTAGCCCAGGCTCACCTTGCAGCACTCGCAGTAGGTGTTGAGATAGCATACCCAGTGCCAGAGGTGCTAGAGATAGCAATACCACTAGCTGTGCGCAGAGCCTTCGCTGTAGCAGCTGAAGCTGGCTACGTAACACCAGACAACGCCGGGTATGTGCTAACACTCGCCATATCCAGAGCCCTAGCCATCGTAGCAGCCCTCGGTGATACTGCAAAGGAGCTAGGCATTGAGGTGCAAGTGCAAGCCCCAGCAGCACCCGCTGCCGAGGAGAAGAAAGAGGAGGAGAAGAAGGAAGAGGAAGAGAAGAAGGAGGGTGCTAGCGAGGAACAGCTTGCTGCAGGCCTCGAGAGCCTCTTTGGCGGCTTCTAG
- a CDS encoding LAGLIDADG family homing endonuclease → MTFKAVLDLKALESYSLTGILGVKPGIKEDLLKCLKIDEGLFSVVAGLIDSEGHVRKKARIIEIGMKDEDLLEAIAEALNNKGIIVTSGPRKMAKVSMIEIKVDKNARPIIENMLNPDKRLTAMRMLADNSVTRTKLYQHALRELVWLLERKRKLPKQRCKECANTVLQEARALVSAGLEPAESKGGESNSTPTSLHVFNTTSPTIYAKAVSATV, encoded by the coding sequence ATGACTTTTAAAGCAGTACTTGACCTAAAAGCCCTAGAAAGCTACAGCCTAACAGGCATACTAGGAGTAAAACCAGGCATCAAAGAGGATTTATTGAAATGCCTCAAAATAGATGAAGGCCTATTCAGTGTTGTTGCAGGCCTCATAGACTCTGAAGGCCATGTAAGAAAGAAGGCCCGGATAATAGAAATAGGAATGAAGGATGAGGACCTACTAGAAGCCATTGCTGAAGCTCTAAATAACAAAGGTATTATAGTGACTAGTGGCCCCAGGAAGATGGCCAAAGTATCAATGATAGAGATCAAGGTGGACAAAAATGCCAGACCAATCATTGAGAATATGCTAAACCCCGATAAGCGGCTAACAGCAATGCGAATGCTCGCGGACAATAGTGTAACACGAACAAAGCTATACCAGCATGCTCTCAGAGAACTCGTATGGCTGCTTGAAAGAAAAAGAAAACTACCCAAGCAACGCTGCAAAGAATGCGCCAATACAGTACTACAGGAAGCGCGGGCCCTGGTCTCCGCGGGCCTAGAGCCCGCAGAAAGCAAGGGTGGAGAATCTAACTCCACCCCTACCTCTCTACATGTCTTTAATACTACATCACCAACCATATATGCAAAAGCTGTCTCTGCCACAGTTTGA
- a CDS encoding toxin-antitoxin system TumE family protein, which translates to MYGKLRIYLIDESFIDVWISRRLPNRYAIHWKRRHIDGTIYRWDNTPHEINRHIPTFPHHFHEGNDRVVNLSITLKVLKTRLRRL; encoded by the coding sequence GTGTATGGTAAGCTAAGAATATACCTTATCGACGAGAGTTTCATCGATGTATGGATTTCACGAAGACTACCTAATAGATATGCTATACATTGGAAGAGACGTCATATAGATGGCACTATATACCGATGGGATAATACGCCGCATGAAATAAATAGGCACATACCGACATTTCCTCATCACTTCCATGAGGGGAACGACCGCGTGGTAAACCTTTCTATTACCCTGAAAGTATTGAAGACGCGCTTAAGAAGGCTTTAG
- a CDS encoding nitroreductase family protein, translated as MVEKVLDVARYAPSAFNSQPWEFVVVTDRSLLDKLANIHKWALPSRGLRWA; from the coding sequence CTGGTTGAGAAGGTACTCGACGTTGCAAGGTACGCACCCAGCGCGTTTAACAGCCAGCCTTGGGAGTTCGTGGTGGTCACGGACAGGTCACTGCTGGACAAACTCGCCAACATACATAAGTGGGCCTTGCCCTCAAGAGGGCTCCGCTGGGCATAG
- a CDS encoding hydantoinase/oxoprolinase family protein — protein MLRVGIDVGGTFTDIVVFDEESGRLVAGKVLTVPREPWRGVLGAFDALGVRVSDVGVFVHATTLGTNMFLGQVGIEPPVAVLITNAGFRDVIEIGRQNRAELYNLFFEKPQPLVPRSRRFGVRGRVSARGEELEPLDVGAVRRIAREWCGRAKVFIISFLHCYANDAHERLAARVVREECPGAEVVTGCEVDPEPGEFERTSTAVVNGLLRPILSRYLSKLAREMEQRGFRGRFLVMQSSGGVASLEYAVRFPAAFIESGPAAGVVATAYFAEAMGIRYALSFDMGGTTAKAAAIVNGEPIVADMYEVGGKVHMGRVLRGSGYPVRYPFIDIAEVSAGGGTIAWVDAGGALRVGPISAGADPGPACYGRGGREPTVTDANLVLGRLPEVLAGGRVRLHRNLAKEALEKLAKAVGMDTVEAALAVIRIADTVMARALRLVSIEKGYDPRMFTLFAFGGAGPLHAVSLARELGVPRVVVPPYTGVFSALGLLLTDYRHDLRRPVVRRADELEEEQLNKVFDELADEAKRILASEGVPEERVRLTRLLEARYEGQAYSLTIPYHGSLSEAVNEFHKLHAARYGYSMPEHPVVIVSARLVAIGVTPKPRLPRSKPLRHTPEPVGYREVYFKDDGWTRTPIYRRDRLKPGAVLKGPAVIESDDSTILIPPDSVGTVDEHHSIVISVGGGSVEA, from the coding sequence TTGTTGCGTGTCGGTATCGATGTTGGGGGCACCTTTACCGACATTGTCGTGTTTGATGAGGAGTCGGGGAGGCTTGTTGCTGGCAAGGTTTTGACGGTGCCTCGTGAACCTTGGCGTGGTGTTTTGGGGGCCTTTGATGCTCTTGGTGTTAGGGTTTCGGATGTCGGAGTGTTTGTTCACGCTACCACGCTTGGCACTAACATGTTTCTAGGCCAGGTTGGTATTGAGCCGCCTGTCGCTGTGCTCATTACTAATGCTGGGTTCCGCGACGTTATCGAGATTGGCCGTCAGAATAGGGCTGAGCTTTACAACCTGTTCTTCGAGAAGCCCCAGCCGTTGGTGCCGAGGTCTAGGAGGTTTGGTGTCAGGGGCAGGGTTAGCGCCCGGGGAGAGGAGCTGGAGCCGCTGGATGTAGGGGCTGTTAGGCGTATTGCTCGCGAGTGGTGTGGCCGTGCGAAAGTGTTTATCATCTCCTTCCTACACTGCTACGCCAACGATGCGCATGAGAGGCTTGCGGCGAGGGTCGTCCGCGAAGAGTGTCCCGGCGCCGAAGTTGTTACCGGCTGTGAGGTTGACCCGGAGCCTGGCGAGTTCGAGCGCACTAGCACAGCTGTTGTCAATGGTCTTCTCCGCCCCATATTGTCTAGGTATCTTTCGAAGCTCGCGAGGGAGATGGAGCAGCGGGGGTTTCGGGGCAGGTTTCTAGTAATGCAGAGTAGCGGAGGCGTAGCATCGCTAGAGTATGCTGTGAGGTTTCCGGCAGCATTTATCGAGAGTGGCCCTGCAGCAGGTGTTGTTGCTACAGCATACTTTGCCGAGGCTATGGGTATAAGGTATGCGTTGAGCTTTGATATGGGTGGTACTACTGCTAAGGCTGCAGCAATCGTTAACGGCGAGCCAATCGTAGCCGACATGTACGAGGTTGGCGGCAAGGTCCACATGGGCCGTGTACTGCGGGGATCCGGGTACCCTGTAAGGTACCCCTTCATAGACATCGCAGAGGTTAGCGCGGGAGGAGGCACTATAGCATGGGTGGATGCCGGGGGCGCCCTCCGCGTCGGGCCGATTAGTGCTGGCGCTGACCCCGGCCCCGCATGTTACGGGCGTGGAGGCCGCGAGCCAACAGTTACCGATGCCAACCTCGTGCTGGGCCGTCTACCCGAAGTGCTGGCAGGCGGCCGTGTACGTCTTCACCGCAACCTAGCCAAGGAAGCCCTAGAGAAGCTTGCCAAGGCTGTAGGAATGGATACCGTGGAAGCCGCCTTAGCCGTCATACGCATAGCTGACACCGTTATGGCACGCGCGCTCCGCCTTGTCAGCATAGAGAAAGGCTATGACCCTAGGATGTTCACACTATTCGCCTTCGGGGGTGCTGGGCCCCTCCACGCTGTAAGCCTCGCTAGGGAGCTCGGCGTGCCACGGGTCGTTGTGCCGCCCTATACAGGTGTGTTCTCCGCACTGGGGCTACTGCTTACCGACTACCGCCACGATCTACGGAGACCAGTTGTCCGCCGAGCCGACGAGCTCGAAGAGGAGCAACTAAATAAGGTTTTCGATGAGCTGGCAGATGAAGCTAAACGGATACTAGCATCGGAGGGCGTGCCAGAGGAGCGAGTTAGGCTTACGAGGCTTCTCGAAGCACGCTACGAGGGACAGGCATACTCGCTAACCATCCCCTACCACGGCTCGCTCAGTGAGGCCGTAAACGAGTTCCACAAGCTACACGCTGCGAGGTATGGTTACAGCATGCCAGAACACCCCGTGGTCATTGTCTCGGCTAGACTTGTAGCTATAGGAGTCACGCCAAAACCCCGCCTACCACGCAGTAAACCGCTACGACATACACCGGAGCCCGTAGGGTACCGGGAGGTCTACTTCAAGGATGATGGGTGGACCCGTACCCCCATCTATCGCAGAGACAGGTTGAAGCCCGGAGCTGTGCTTAAGGGCCCTGCAGTTATAGAGTCTGATGATAGCACCATACTAATTCCACCAGACAGTGTTGGCACAGTAGACGAGCACCATTCCATAGTTATTAGCGTTGGGGGTGGCAGTGTTGAAGCTTGA
- a CDS encoding pyrrolidone-carboxylate peptidase: MQGRVLVTGFMVFAGYQFNPSEWIAATLDGQVIEGYRVHSLVLPVSLRRALPILKEHLETLKPQVVLGLGLAPRARKVTVELVAVSLAHYPDYPDEDGYRADLQLLDNGGLRTYTTRIPLEAVRACRGKGYPVTVSVSVGTYLCNAVAYAIHRYAHHNNAIGGFLHLPPTTELAHRHGLTNTTPLWLELETVKCILRETIRLLHKAPGKL, encoded by the coding sequence ATGCAGGGCAGGGTGCTCGTTACAGGCTTCATGGTTTTCGCAGGCTACCAGTTCAATCCGAGCGAATGGATAGCAGCTACCCTAGACGGCCAAGTGATTGAGGGTTATCGTGTCCACAGCCTAGTCCTACCCGTATCACTCCGAAGGGCCCTCCCCATCCTCAAAGAGCACCTTGAGACTCTGAAGCCACAAGTTGTGCTGGGTCTAGGGCTAGCACCACGGGCGAGAAAAGTGACTGTTGAACTTGTAGCAGTGAGCCTAGCGCACTACCCTGACTATCCTGACGAGGACGGTTACCGAGCAGATCTTCAACTTCTGGACAATGGCGGCTTGAGGACGTACACTACACGGATTCCACTCGAAGCGGTGCGTGCATGCCGCGGGAAAGGCTACCCTGTCACCGTGTCGGTTAGCGTTGGCACCTACCTATGCAACGCCGTTGCCTACGCGATACACCGTTACGCCCACCACAACAATGCTATTGGGGGCTTCCTGCACCTGCCCCCCACAACCGAGCTAGCCCACCGTCACGGGCTCACAAACACGACGCCACTCTGGTTGGAGCTAGAAACAGTCAAGTGCATATTGAGGGAGACTATCCGCCTTCTCCACAAAGCTCCCGGAAAGCTTTAG
- a CDS encoding antitoxin family protein, translated as MFDTVSRVIRVRFEKGVFKPLDRVDFREGEELVVFVRRCRVREVLDKYVGLFGEATVEELEEEEAQVQRPRHS; from the coding sequence ATGTTTGACACGGTGTCTAGGGTTATCCGTGTGAGATTTGAGAAGGGGGTGTTCAAGCCCCTGGACCGGGTTGACTTTAGGGAGGGTGAGGAGCTAGTAGTGTTTGTGAGGAGGTGTAGGGTGCGGGAGGTACTGGACAAGTACGTTGGACTGTTCGGTGAGGCCACTGTTGAGGAGCTTGAGGAGGAGGAAGCCCAGGTGCAGCGGCCAAGGCATTCATAG